Part of the Kitasatospora sp. NBC_00374 genome is shown below.
TTGTCTGTACAACTTTTGCCAGGCGGTTCATGTCCCCGACCCCGGGCGGACGAACTCCCGTCACCTGTGCGCCCGAGCCTGGCCGCATGAGAGTCATCGTGGTAGGAGCGGGCGTACTCGGCACCATGCACGCCTGGCAGGCCGTCGAGCGCGGCCATGAGGTGGTCCACATCGAGCGCGAGACCGAGGCGCGCGGCGCCTCGGTCCGCAACTTCGGCCTGGTCTGGGTCAGCGGCCGGGCCGGCGGCGAGGAACTCGCCACCGCGCTGCGCGCCCGCGAACTGTGGGAGACGATCGGCGAGCGCGTCCCCGGGCTGCACTTCCGGCCCAACGGCTCCCTCACCGTGGTCCGCACCGACGCCGAACTCGCCGTCGCCGAACAGGCGGTGAAGCTCCCCGACGCCGCCGCACGCGGATACCGGCTGCTCGACGCCGACGAGGTACGGGCCGCCAACCCCGCCCTGCGCGGCGACCTCCTCGGCGGCCTGTGGTGCGAGCGCGACGCCGCCGTCGAACCCCGCCTCGCCCAGCCCGCCCTGCGAGCGGCCCTGGAGGCCACCGGCCGCTACACCTTCGTCCCCGGCCGCGAGGTCCGGGAGCTGGTCGGCGACCGCGCCGTCCGCGACGACCACGGACAGCTGCACGAGGGCGACCTGGTGATCCTCTGCACCGGCGCCTGGCTCGGCGGCCTCGTCCGCGAACTCGCCCCCGAACTCCCCGTCCGCCGCGTACGGCTGCAGATGATGCAGACCGACCCGCTGGACGAGCCGCTCACCACCTCCGTCGCCGACGGCGACAGCTTCCGCTACTACCCGGCCTTCGCCGGCCCCGCCCTGGAGGCCCTCAAGGCCGCCCAGCCGCAGCCGCCCGTCGCCGCGGCGCACAAGATGCAGCTGCTGATGGTCCAGCGGCAGCACGGCGGCCTCACCATCGGCGACACCCACGAGTACGACCAGCCCTTCGGCTTCGACGTCGACGAGGAACCGTACGAACACCTCACGGCCGTCGCCGAACAGCTGCTCGGCCGCCCGCTGCCCCGGATCCGCCGCCGCTGGGCCGGCGTCTACGCCCAGTGCACCGACACCACCCGGGTCGTCCACCGCGAACGGCTCGGCGACTCCGCCTGGCTGGTCACCGGCCCCGGCGGCCGCGGCATGACCTGCTCCCCGGCGATCGCCGAAACCACCGCCAACCTCGCCAACCTGTAAGGGCTGTTGAACATGAGCAACGACATCCGCCTGGTCGTCCTGGACATGGCCGGCACCACCGTCGCCGACGACGGCCTGGTCGAGCGCGCCTTCGACGCCGCCGCCTCCGCACTCGGCGTCCACGCCGGCACCGACGAGCACGCGCGCATGCTGGAGCACGTCCGGGTCACCATGGGCGAGTCCAAGATCTCCGTCTTCCGCCACCTGTTCGGCGACGAGGCCAAGGCCCAGCAGGCCAACCTCGCCTTCGAGGCCGCCTACCACGACCTCGTCGACGCCGGACACTGCGCCGCCCTGCCCGGCGCCGCCGACGCCATCCAGCAGCTCCGCAGCGCCGGCCGCAAGGTCGTCCTGACCACCGGC
Proteins encoded:
- a CDS encoding TIGR03364 family FAD-dependent oxidoreductase encodes the protein MRVIVVGAGVLGTMHAWQAVERGHEVVHIERETEARGASVRNFGLVWVSGRAGGEELATALRARELWETIGERVPGLHFRPNGSLTVVRTDAELAVAEQAVKLPDAAARGYRLLDADEVRAANPALRGDLLGGLWCERDAAVEPRLAQPALRAALEATGRYTFVPGREVRELVGDRAVRDDHGQLHEGDLVILCTGAWLGGLVRELAPELPVRRVRLQMMQTDPLDEPLTTSVADGDSFRYYPAFAGPALEALKAAQPQPPVAAAHKMQLLMVQRQHGGLTIGDTHEYDQPFGFDVDEEPYEHLTAVAEQLLGRPLPRIRRRWAGVYAQCTDTTRVVHRERLGDSAWLVTGPGGRGMTCSPAIAETTANLANL
- a CDS encoding phosphonatase-like hydrolase, encoding MSNDIRLVVLDMAGTTVADDGLVERAFDAAASALGVHAGTDEHARMLEHVRVTMGESKISVFRHLFGDEAKAQQANLAFEAAYHDLVDAGHCAALPGAADAIQQLRSAGRKVVLTTGFSRATQDRILKALDWQDIADLTLCPAEAGRGRPYPDLALAALLRTGTDSVRQIAVAGDTGYDMLTGTRAGASVVAGVLTGAHGEERLRADGATHVLASIAELPALLAD